A stretch of Desulfobacter hydrogenophilus DNA encodes these proteins:
- the rplO gene encoding 50S ribosomal protein L15 — MQLHDLAPAPGSRKNRKRVGRGPGSGMGKTSTRGHKGLKARSGGSVRPGFEGGQMPIYRRLPKRGFKNYMFKTHNAVLNVKDLERFDDGTQITEVVLREAGLVKGAVDGVKLLGNGEVTKKFVLKNILVSQSAKEKIETAGGSVE; from the coding sequence ATGCAATTACATGATCTGGCTCCTGCTCCCGGTAGCAGAAAAAATAGAAAAAGAGTAGGGCGTGGCCCCGGTTCAGGTATGGGTAAAACCTCCACTAGAGGGCATAAGGGCCTTAAGGCACGTTCCGGTGGGTCTGTTCGTCCTGGTTTTGAAGGTGGTCAGATGCCTATTTACAGGCGACTGCCCAAACGCGGTTTTAAAAACTATATGTTTAAAACCCATAATGCGGTTCTCAATGTTAAAGATCTTGAGCGGTTTGATGATGGTACTCAAATAACCGAGGTAGTCCTCAGGGAAGCCGGTCTAGTCAAAGGGGCTGTGGATGGTGTTAAACTGCTTGGAAATGGTGAGGTAACCAAGAAATTTGTCCTGAAAAATATTTTGGTTTCCCAGAGTGCTAAAGAAAAAATTGAAACTGCCGGTGGCAGCGTAGAATAA
- the secY gene encoding preprotein translocase subunit SecY: protein MIQNSYQNMLKLPELKRKILITLALLFVYRVGVHVPTPGIDGAALESFFASASGTLFSMFNMFSGGALERLSIFALGIMPYISASIILELMTVVVPYLEQLKKEGDAGRKKKTQLTRYGTVVLSAIQGFGIAVGLESMTSPAGIPIVPYPGWGFRLITIITLTAGTAFIMWLGEQITERGIGNGISLIIFAGIVANMPSAGIKMGRLLSTGEMGLFSTIILVVLMVAVIAAIIFMELAQRRIPVHYAKRVVGRKMYGGQTSHLPLKINTAGVIPPIFASSIIMFPTTLAQFINLPMMQTVAGMFSPGTIWYYLLYIGFIVFFCFFYTAVQFNPEDVAENMKKNGGYIPGIRPGKRTAEYIDKVLTRITVGGAAYVSVVCVIPTVLMNKFNVPFYFGGTALLIVVGVAIDTISQIESHLITSNYDGFLGRSGNKRIKSRS from the coding sequence ATGATCCAGAACAGCTACCAGAATATGCTCAAACTGCCTGAGCTAAAACGTAAGATATTGATAACGCTTGCTTTGCTTTTTGTTTACAGGGTTGGGGTGCATGTCCCGACGCCCGGTATTGACGGGGCAGCGCTGGAATCATTTTTTGCATCGGCTTCAGGCACGTTATTTTCCATGTTCAATATGTTTTCTGGCGGTGCGCTGGAGCGGCTTTCCATCTTTGCTTTAGGGATTATGCCTTATATTAGCGCTTCTATTATTCTGGAATTGATGACCGTGGTCGTTCCCTATCTTGAACAACTCAAAAAAGAAGGGGATGCCGGTCGTAAAAAGAAAACCCAGTTAACTCGGTATGGTACGGTTGTTTTAAGTGCCATACAAGGTTTTGGGATTGCTGTTGGTCTTGAATCCATGACATCGCCTGCCGGTATTCCCATTGTACCATATCCTGGGTGGGGATTCAGACTGATCACTATTATCACCTTGACGGCGGGAACTGCATTTATCATGTGGCTTGGTGAACAGATTACTGAAAGAGGGATCGGTAATGGTATTTCTTTGATTATTTTTGCCGGTATTGTCGCCAATATGCCGTCAGCAGGTATTAAGATGGGACGGCTATTGAGCACTGGTGAGATGGGGCTGTTTTCAACCATCATTCTGGTTGTATTAATGGTCGCTGTGATTGCTGCCATTATTTTTATGGAATTGGCTCAACGCAGAATCCCGGTTCATTATGCCAAACGGGTGGTCGGTAGAAAAATGTATGGCGGACAGACCTCGCATCTTCCGCTTAAAATCAATACAGCGGGGGTTATTCCGCCTATTTTTGCATCTTCCATCATTATGTTTCCCACGACGCTGGCCCAGTTTATCAATCTGCCTATGATGCAGACTGTGGCCGGCATGTTCAGCCCGGGAACGATCTGGTATTACCTGTTATATATTGGTTTTATCGTCTTCTTCTGCTTTTTTTATACTGCAGTTCAGTTTAACCCTGAAGATGTGGCCGAAAATATGAAAAAGAACGGCGGGTACATCCCGGGCATTCGACCGGGAAAACGGACAGCTGAATATATTGATAAAGTGCTAACAAGAATTACTGTAGGCGGTGCAGCTTATGTCTCAGTGGTCTGTGTAATACCCACCGTATTGATGAATAAGTTTAACGTACCTTTTTATTTCGGCGGGACAGCGCTGTTGATTGTTGTTGGTGTTGCTATTGATACTATTTCCCAGATAGAGTCTCATTTGATTACCAGCAATTATGATGGTTTTTTGGGACGCTCGGGAAATAAACGGATCAAAAGCCGGTCCTAA
- the rpsK gene encoding 30S ribosomal protein S11: MAKKSKKVVAKKRVKKNISTGIVHIQSTFNNTIVTIADENGNTISWSSAGMQGFKGSRKSTPFAAKLVAEDAGAKAMEHGMKNIGVYVKGPGPGRESALRALHALGFNISMIKDVTPVPHNGCRPPKRRRV; encoded by the coding sequence ATGGCGAAAAAGTCTAAAAAGGTCGTTGCCAAAAAGCGGGTTAAAAAAAATATATCAACCGGCATAGTGCATATTCAATCTACCTTTAATAATACCATTGTCACTATTGCCGATGAAAACGGCAATACCATTTCCTGGTCATCCGCGGGTATGCAGGGGTTCAAAGGCTCCAGAAAATCCACCCCTTTTGCGGCCAAACTGGTTGCAGAAGATGCAGGAGCTAAAGCAATGGAACATGGTATGAAAAACATCGGGGTATATGTTAAAGGCCCTGGTCCAGGAAGAGAATCTGCACTTCGGGCCCTGCATGCACTTGGATTCAATATTTCCATGATCAAGGATGTTACCCCGGTACCGCATAACGGTTGCCGTCCACCCAAAAGAAGACGCGTGTAA
- the infA gene encoding translation initiation factor IF-1, with protein sequence MAKEEPIKVDGKVLETLPNAMFKVELENKHVLLAHISGKMRMHFIKILPGDRVTVEISPYDLSRGRITYRYK encoded by the coding sequence ATGGCCAAAGAAGAGCCCATTAAAGTAGACGGTAAAGTTCTTGAAACACTTCCCAATGCCATGTTCAAGGTTGAATTGGAAAACAAGCATGTTCTACTGGCACATATTTCCGGGAAAATGAGAATGCATTTTATAAAAATACTTCCCGGCGACAGGGTGACTGTGGAAATTTCCCCCTATGACCTAAGCCGTGGCAGAATTACCTACCGGTATAAATAA
- the rpmJ gene encoding 50S ribosomal protein L36 yields MKVRASVKKICRNCKVIKRRGVIRVICVNKRHKQRQG; encoded by the coding sequence ATGAAAGTCAGAGCATCCGTAAAAAAAATCTGTAGGAACTGCAAAGTTATTAAACGGCGTGGTGTCATCAGAGTCATTTGTGTCAACAAGCGCCATAAACAGCGTCAAGGATAG
- the rpsM gene encoding 30S ribosomal protein S13 — translation MARIAGVDLPRDKHAWIALTYIYGIGRSRSMHILEKTGIEPTIKANDLTEEQANEIRKVIDAEFKVEGELRSEVSMNIKRLMDLGCYRGLRHRKGLPCHGQRTSTNARTRKGPKRAAVKKKK, via the coding sequence TTGGCACGTATAGCTGGAGTTGACTTACCAAGAGATAAGCATGCGTGGATCGCTTTAACCTATATCTATGGTATCGGGCGCAGCAGATCTATGCATATACTTGAAAAAACGGGCATTGAGCCTACAATTAAGGCAAACGATCTGACTGAAGAACAGGCAAATGAAATCAGGAAAGTTATTGATGCCGAGTTCAAAGTTGAAGGTGAACTGCGTTCTGAAGTGTCCATGAATATTAAACGGTTGATGGATCTAGGATGTTACAGGGGGCTGCGTCATCGTAAAGGGCTGCCTTGCCACGGGCAGCGGACAAGTACCAACGCCAGAACCAGAAAAGGTCCCAAACGCGCGGCCGTGAAGAAGAAAAAATAG
- a CDS encoding sigma factor-like helix-turn-helix DNA-binding protein, which yields MADAVVRLPEDVRTAFVLCTFEGLSYQTIAQVIGIKKGTVSSRVFRARQITSWSVEKTLKDQ from the coding sequence GTGGCCGATGCAGTGGTACGGCTGCCGGAAGATGTAAGAACCGCATTTGTTTTGTGTACATTTGAAGGACTCTCTTATCAAACGATTGCGCAAGTAATTGGAATCAAAAAAGGAACCGTCAGTTCACGGGTATTCAGGGCAAGGCAGATAACCAGCTGGTCCGTGGAAAAAACTTTAAAAGACCAATAA
- the rpmD gene encoding 50S ribosomal protein L30 codes for MADRIKITQIRSAIGRPAKHGRIIRSLGIKRMHHTVEHDNTPVIMGQVEKVSHLVKVEEV; via the coding sequence ATGGCTGATAGAATTAAGATTACACAAATAAGAAGCGCCATCGGTCGTCCTGCAAAGCATGGACGGATTATTCGCTCCCTGGGCATTAAGCGGATGCATCACACTGTGGAGCACGATAATACCCCTGTGATCATGGGGCAGGTGGAAAAGGTTTCACACCTGGTGAAAGTAGAGGAGGTTTAG
- the rpsE gene encoding 30S ribosomal protein S5 translates to MEDTGLIDKVVRINRVAKVVKGGRNFTFTALVVVGDGEGSVGYGLGKAKEVPEAIRKGMDKAKRNMKKVAILNGTVPFEVLGHAGSGRVLLKPASPGTGLIAGGGIRAVLEAAGVTDILTKCIGSHNTQNIVRATMAGLQSLCTKEEVAKRRGLNPEEI, encoded by the coding sequence ATGGAAGATACAGGTCTGATAGATAAGGTCGTCAGAATTAACCGTGTTGCGAAGGTCGTTAAAGGTGGCCGGAATTTTACCTTCACTGCCCTGGTTGTGGTAGGTGATGGTGAAGGCAGCGTGGGATATGGACTGGGAAAGGCCAAAGAAGTTCCTGAAGCCATTAGAAAGGGAATGGATAAAGCCAAACGAAATATGAAAAAAGTTGCTATTCTGAATGGCACGGTTCCCTTTGAGGTTTTGGGCCACGCCGGATCAGGACGGGTTCTTCTTAAACCGGCTTCTCCCGGCACTGGGCTGATTGCCGGCGGAGGAATTCGTGCGGTCCTTGAAGCCGCTGGGGTAACTGATATTTTGACCAAGTGTATTGGTTCCCATAACACACAGAACATTGTAAGAGCCACCATGGCAGGCCTCCAGTCCTTGTGTACCAAGGAGGAAGTTGCCAAAAGACGCGGCCTTAACCCTGAAGAAATATAA
- the rplQ gene encoding 50S ribosomal protein L17 has translation MKHRKSVLKLNRTSAHRKAMFRNMVTSLFKHSSIKTTEAKAKGLRKIADKMITLAKRGDLHARRQALAVIREKDVVHGLFEEVAEKFNSRQGGYTRIIKLGPRKGDVAPMVQIELITD, from the coding sequence ATGAAGCATAGAAAATCCGTATTAAAGCTGAACAGAACCTCCGCCCATAGAAAGGCGATGTTTAGGAACATGGTAACTTCTCTGTTCAAACACAGCAGCATCAAAACCACTGAGGCTAAAGCCAAAGGTCTTCGTAAAATTGCCGATAAAATGATTACCCTAGCCAAACGTGGGGATCTTCATGCCAGGCGTCAGGCGTTGGCGGTAATCCGTGAAAAAGATGTTGTGCATGGCCTTTTTGAAGAGGTAGCAGAGAAGTTTAATTCAAGGCAGGGTGGATACACTCGAATTATCAAGTTAGGACCAAGGAAAGGGGATGTTGCTCCGATGGTTCAGATTGAGTTGATCACCGATTAA
- the rplR gene encoding 50S ribosomal protein L18, whose amino-acid sequence MANTSPRLLARLKRKKRIRKNIFGNQERPRLSVFRTAKHIYAQIIDDTNSTTLVAASTLDKEYKDTPVEGKKKDVAKAVGNLIGKRAMDKGIRKVVFDRNGFLFHGRVKALSDGAREAGLEF is encoded by the coding sequence ATGGCAAATACATCACCAAGGCTGCTTGCACGGCTTAAAAGAAAAAAACGGATTAGAAAAAATATATTTGGTAATCAGGAACGTCCCCGACTTAGCGTTTTCAGAACAGCCAAGCATATTTATGCCCAGATTATAGACGACACAAACAGCACAACGCTGGTTGCAGCGTCAACCCTTGACAAAGAGTACAAAGATACGCCGGTTGAGGGAAAAAAGAAGGATGTTGCAAAAGCAGTCGGCAACCTTATCGGCAAAAGGGCAATGGATAAAGGAATTAGAAAGGTTGTTTTTGACCGGAATGGGTTCCTTTTTCACGGACGCGTAAAAGCACTTTCAGACGGGGCCCGGGAAGCCGGTCTTGAATTCTAA
- a CDS encoding RNA polymerase sigma factor yields MTLPRDSKESKKGPAPGSPPEQRTAPPVDEENLIRRLKQGQQWSCNVLVDLYQERLLKLARGITLDNEESREIVQDVFFTAIKKIDTFRGESGLWAWLRKMTVNACLNWKHKWKRRFRWHHIPIETQTIIPAQRSETQKDTPETLLQKKQE; encoded by the coding sequence ATGACGTTGCCCCGGGATTCTAAAGAGTCAAAAAAAGGACCTGCCCCAGGCAGTCCTCCAGAACAAAGAACAGCGCCCCCTGTGGACGAAGAAAATCTTATCCGAAGGCTGAAACAGGGTCAGCAGTGGAGCTGCAATGTTCTGGTGGATTTATACCAGGAGCGCCTGCTGAAACTCGCCAGGGGCATTACCTTGGATAACGAAGAGAGCAGGGAAATTGTTCAGGACGTTTTTTTCACTGCCATCAAAAAAATTGACACGTTCAGGGGGGAATCCGGGCTGTGGGCCTGGTTAAGAAAAATGACGGTCAATGCCTGCCTTAACTGGAAACACAAATGGAAACGGCGTTTCCGATGGCACCACATACCCATTGAAACACAGACCATAATTCCGGCGCAGCGCAGTGAAACACAGAAAGACACACCGGAAACCCTTTTGCAGAAAAAACAAGAATAA
- a CDS encoding DNA-directed RNA polymerase subunit alpha → MSSENLAYVNWREMIKPEKLDVTTTSTYGKFVCEPLERGYGITIGNSLRRIILSSIYGAAIVSVKFDDALHEYSVISDIREDVSEIILNLKELKLKVDDPEEKILTLNVTGEADVTGADIVSPDGRVTILNPEQHIATVNKNGKLNIVMVVKTGKGYALSSANKDDDAPIGTIPIDSAFSPIKRVKYVVGTSRIGQKTDYDKLTFEVWTDGSVTPDDAVAYGAKILKEQMNPFINFDEELEPDESEYKTDEGEKGFNENIYRSVDELELSVRSSNCLKNARIHTIYQLVQKTDSEMLKTKNFGRKSLNEIKEVLNSMELSLGMDLEGIEPPEDVNTQEGE, encoded by the coding sequence ATGTCATCTGAAAATCTTGCATATGTTAACTGGCGAGAGATGATCAAGCCGGAAAAGCTTGATGTTACCACAACTTCCACCTATGGCAAGTTTGTGTGTGAACCCCTTGAAAGGGGATACGGCATCACCATTGGTAACTCGCTTCGGCGAATTATTTTATCATCCATTTATGGCGCCGCCATAGTCTCCGTGAAATTCGATGATGCACTTCACGAATACAGCGTTATATCAGATATTAGAGAGGATGTCTCCGAGATCATTCTAAATCTGAAAGAATTAAAGCTCAAAGTGGACGATCCAGAAGAAAAGATATTGACCCTAAATGTCACTGGCGAGGCCGATGTTACTGGTGCGGATATCGTCAGTCCGGACGGTCGGGTGACGATTCTTAACCCGGAGCAGCATATTGCCACGGTAAATAAAAATGGAAAACTTAATATTGTCATGGTTGTGAAAACAGGCAAGGGATACGCGTTGTCATCGGCAAATAAAGACGACGATGCCCCCATCGGTACCATCCCCATTGATTCAGCGTTTTCCCCCATTAAGAGAGTAAAATATGTGGTGGGCACATCTCGTATCGGTCAGAAAACCGACTATGACAAACTGACCTTTGAAGTTTGGACCGACGGTAGTGTTACACCCGACGATGCTGTTGCCTACGGTGCAAAGATACTTAAAGAACAGATGAATCCATTTATAAATTTTGATGAAGAGCTTGAACCTGATGAATCAGAATATAAAACCGACGAGGGTGAAAAGGGATTCAATGAAAATATTTACCGTTCCGTGGATGAGCTCGAGCTCTCCGTTCGCAGTTCAAACTGTCTGAAAAATGCTAGAATCCATACCATTTACCAGCTGGTTCAGAAAACCGACAGCGAAATGCTCAAGACAAAAAATTTCGGCCGAAAATCACTCAATGAAATCAAAGAAGTGCTCAATTCAATGGAACTGTCTTTGGGGATGGACCTTGAAGGGATCGAACCGCCGGAAGATGTGAATACTCAGGAAGGAGAATAA
- the moaA gene encoding GTP 3',8-cyclase MoaA, with amino-acid sequence MIAGTRNINYLRISVTDRCNFRCRYCVPAGPFKVIEHESIARYEEILRIVGIGCDMGITKVRITGGEPFVRKGIFSFLHQLCRISQLKDISITTNGSRLNRDKIKELMDMGIQRLNFSLDTLVPGKFIQITQRDRFQRVWDSIMAAHDLGMSPIKINTVALKGFNDDEIQAIAGLTREYPFHVRFIEYMPMGNTDLGAGRQILTRDIKNLIIDAHGSFTSVPKRANDGPAKLYKLAGASGILGFITPVSSHFCSECNRLRLTSRGTLRPCLLSNNETDILTPLRNGADDEALKQIMVTALKDKPLHHNLEKRTARDMPLNHMTSIGG; translated from the coding sequence ATGATTGCCGGAACCAGAAACATCAATTATTTGAGAATCTCCGTTACGGATCGGTGTAATTTCAGGTGCAGGTATTGTGTACCTGCAGGACCGTTCAAGGTCATTGAGCATGAAAGTATTGCCCGGTATGAAGAGATATTAAGGATTGTGGGCATCGGCTGTGACATGGGGATCACCAAAGTTCGAATCACCGGCGGAGAACCTTTTGTCAGAAAGGGTATTTTCTCCTTTCTCCACCAGTTATGCCGCATTTCCCAATTAAAAGACATCTCCATTACCACCAACGGTTCCCGCCTAAACCGGGATAAGATAAAAGAGTTGATGGATATGGGTATCCAAAGGCTCAATTTCAGCCTGGATACCCTGGTGCCGGGAAAATTTATCCAAATTACCCAGCGGGACCGGTTCCAAAGGGTATGGGACAGTATCATGGCAGCTCACGATTTGGGCATGTCACCCATAAAAATCAACACTGTGGCCTTAAAAGGATTCAATGATGATGAAATCCAGGCCATTGCCGGACTGACCCGGGAATATCCCTTCCATGTTCGGTTCATTGAATACATGCCCATGGGAAATACGGATTTAGGTGCAGGCCGGCAGATCCTGACCCGGGACATTAAAAATCTTATCATTGACGCCCATGGGTCGTTTACGAGCGTCCCTAAAAGGGCAAATGACGGCCCGGCAAAGCTGTATAAACTGGCCGGGGCATCTGGAATTTTAGGGTTCATCACACCGGTCAGTTCTCATTTCTGCAGTGAATGTAACAGGTTGCGCCTGACTTCCCGGGGGACCCTTCGCCCCTGCCTGCTGAGCAACAATGAAACTGATATTCTCACCCCCCTGCGCAACGGTGCCGACGATGAAGCGTTGAAACAAATTATGGTAACAGCCTTGAAGGACAAGCCGTTACACCATAATTTAGAGAAAAGAACTGCCCGGGATATGCCGTTAAATCATATGACCTCCATCGGCGGATAA
- a CDS encoding response regulator: MISLPKIRNLKLRNKLLISFVIIFAPLILISKALIFILSQKLDEISTPLSTFYTLITMDILFFLPLFVGLACLLSRSVTQPLKKFTHILDNSKKSDYSIRLNYNTKDEVGNFARHFDAFMTHIEKYHDQQKDKDQKIIEAQDALKAAEKERRKLLNKLQKAQRMEAIGTLAGGMAHDFNNILSSIYGYAQLAQLSVDNPQKLNHHMNQILKGAQRAADLVKQILTFSRKMENEKSALKLHLVVKEALKLLRSSIPTTIEIVNRVEATDMVNADPTQMHQMIINLCTNAYNAMMTSGGTLTVSLHTVDQIQPEHQSKDFSRPGPFLKLMVENTGHGMNQETMGKTFEPYFTPPKKGLGTGLGLALVRTIIEDHKGLFYIKSIAGYGTTSFFVYLPVVTNNDSSANSFAGIDASLKSGKETIMIVDDDPDILSLIEELLNKFGYSAHPFNNGESALNAYQEGKINFDMVIADMTMPRMTGIALAEAILSKNKNMPIILCSGYNETITRSEVKAIGVQAFLDKPMDTDQLLNTMRRLFDK, translated from the coding sequence TTGATCTCATTACCCAAAATTCGGAATCTTAAACTCAGAAACAAACTGCTGATTTCCTTTGTCATCATTTTTGCGCCGTTAATTCTTATATCCAAAGCACTGATATTCATTCTAAGTCAGAAACTGGATGAAATATCAACCCCCTTAAGCACATTTTACACATTAATCACCATGGATATTTTATTTTTTCTTCCGTTATTTGTGGGCTTGGCCTGTCTGTTATCACGATCCGTCACACAACCGCTGAAAAAATTTACACATATTCTGGACAACAGTAAAAAATCTGACTACAGCATTCGTTTGAACTATAATACCAAAGATGAGGTTGGAAACTTTGCCCGGCATTTCGATGCGTTCATGACCCATATAGAAAAATATCATGATCAACAAAAGGACAAAGATCAAAAAATAATTGAGGCACAGGATGCCCTTAAAGCAGCCGAAAAAGAACGTCGAAAGCTTCTGAACAAATTACAAAAAGCACAGAGAATGGAAGCAATCGGCACCCTCGCAGGAGGGATGGCCCATGATTTCAATAATATTCTGTCCAGTATTTACGGTTATGCCCAACTGGCCCAATTGAGTGTGGATAACCCACAAAAACTGAACCATCACATGAATCAAATCCTTAAAGGAGCCCAGCGTGCAGCTGACCTTGTTAAACAGATCCTGACATTCAGCCGTAAGATGGAGAACGAAAAGAGTGCGTTAAAACTGCACCTTGTGGTGAAAGAAGCCCTTAAGCTTCTCAGGTCTTCCATACCCACCACCATTGAGATAGTAAATCGGGTGGAAGCTACAGACATGGTGAATGCTGATCCCACCCAAATGCATCAAATGATTATAAATCTGTGCACAAACGCCTATAACGCCATGATGACATCCGGTGGAACTTTGACGGTGAGCCTACACACAGTTGATCAAATTCAGCCTGAACATCAGAGCAAAGACTTCTCTCGCCCCGGGCCATTTTTAAAACTGATGGTTGAAAATACCGGCCACGGTATGAATCAGGAAACCATGGGAAAGACATTTGAACCCTATTTTACCCCCCCCAAAAAGGGCCTGGGTACAGGCTTAGGGCTCGCTCTGGTCAGGACCATTATCGAAGACCATAAAGGCCTTTTTTACATTAAAAGTATTGCAGGATACGGGACAACATCATTTTTTGTTTATCTGCCGGTTGTAACGAACAATGATTCATCAGCAAACAGTTTTGCAGGAATTGATGCATCCCTGAAATCAGGTAAAGAGACTATCATGATAGTGGATGACGACCCGGACATTCTGTCTTTGATTGAAGAACTGCTTAACAAGTTCGGTTATTCGGCCCACCCGTTTAATAACGGGGAAAGTGCCCTGAATGCCTACCAGGAGGGCAAAATAAACTTTGATATGGTAATTGCCGATATGACCATGCCCCGTATGACTGGTATTGCTCTGGCTGAAGCCATATTATCTAAAAATAAGAATATGCCTATCATTTTATGCTCCGGCTATAATGAAACCATCACTCGGTCCGAGGTTAAAGCGATCGGTGTTCAGGCCTTTCTTGACAAACCAATGGATACAGATCAGTTGCTTAACACCATGAGAAGATTGTTTGATAAATAA
- the rpsD gene encoding 30S ribosomal protein S4: MARYRGSVCRQCRRENMKLFLKGDRCFSDKCSFDRRGFPPGEHGQKRVKQSDYGMQLREKQKVKRIYGVSEKQFRNTFKRADRQKGITGINLLTLLETRLDNTVFRLGFVNSRNQGRHFVRHNHFTVNGKKVNIPSYQVKKGDVIELCEKSRTIQAIIDSLDAIVRRGIPQWLEINKDSFKGEIKGFPGREDISLPIQEQLIVELYSK, encoded by the coding sequence TTGGCAAGATATAGAGGTTCTGTCTGCAGACAGTGCAGACGTGAAAATATGAAGCTTTTTCTAAAAGGGGATCGTTGTTTTTCTGACAAATGCAGTTTTGACAGAAGAGGGTTCCCCCCTGGTGAACACGGTCAGAAAAGAGTTAAACAATCAGATTACGGCATGCAGCTTCGGGAAAAACAAAAAGTTAAACGCATTTATGGTGTATCTGAGAAACAGTTTAGAAATACTTTCAAAAGAGCAGACCGGCAAAAAGGTATTACTGGTATTAATTTGTTGACATTATTAGAAACTCGGTTAGATAATACTGTATTCAGGCTTGGGTTCGTGAATTCTAGAAATCAGGGTCGTCATTTTGTTCGCCACAATCATTTTACTGTAAATGGAAAAAAAGTTAATATTCCATCCTATCAGGTTAAAAAAGGGGATGTTATTGAACTTTGCGAAAAAAGTAGAACTATCCAGGCCATTATAGATTCTTTGGACGCCATTGTAAGGCGTGGTATTCCCCAGTGGCTTGAGATTAATAAAGACAGTTTTAAAGGTGAAATTAAAGGCTTTCCCGGTAGGGAAGATATTTCACTACCGATCCAGGAACAGTTGATCGTCGAGCTTTATTCAAAATAG